CAGAAGTCGCGGTAGTCGGTGATCGCGTCGCGGTCGGTGAAGTAGATCTGGAACACCGACCCGACGTTCTGGACGATGGCCGGATGCCGCTTCTGCGCGTTGATCACCTCGCGCAGCGCATTCGCCATCTTGCGGCCGCAAGCCTGCAATTGCTGAAAGCCGACAGCGCCCCCCTCCATCATGATCTCCAGCATGGTCTTGGTCGCGTAGAGCCCGAGGCGCGGCGCGTTGTGGCTGCCGTAATGCAACACCTTGCCCCATTCGAGCCCGTCCATGACCCAATCCGGCCCGCAGATCGCGGCGATCGGAAAGCCCTGGCCGAGCGCCTTGCCATAGGTGACGATGTCGGGCTTCAGCCCATAGAGTTCGGCGCAGCCGCCGGCGCCGACGCGAAAGCCCGTGACCGTTTCGTCGAGATAGAACAGCGCGCCGTGGCTCTTGCAGATTGCCTGGATGAACTTGAGATAGCCCTCCTTCGCCGGGATGACGCCCATATTGGTCATGATGCCCTCGGTGACGACGCAGGCGACGTCGCGGCCGTGAGCTGCCATCACCCGGGTCAGCGCGGCCTCGTCGTTCCATGGCACGACGATGGTGTCGGCCCAGGAGCCGAGGGTCAGGCCGGAGCTGTCCGGAATCCGGATCGGGTCGTTCGGATGGCCGAGCGTGGTCGGCAGCTGCGGATTGGTATTGAGCAGCACCG
This portion of the Phreatobacter stygius genome encodes:
- a CDS encoding aspartate aminotransferase family protein; translation: MLPNTASGQLYQRAVNVLVEGVSSASRGPANYAPYPPYMRRGAGSRLFDVDGNEYIDWMMSFGALPLGHAHPRIVEAVQREVVHGTHFATALEVEVEVAEMLVGLLPHADKIRFANTGTEACMAAFRLARGLTGRSKIVKFEGHYHGWYDAVLLNTNPQLPTTLGHPNDPIRIPDSSGLTLGSWADTIVVPWNDEAALTRVMAAHGRDVACVVTEGIMTNMGVIPAKEGYLKFIQAICKSHGALFYLDETVTGFRVGAGGCAELYGLKPDIVTYGKALGQGFPIAAICGPDWVMDGLEWGKVLHYGSHNAPRLGLYATKTMLEIMMEGGAVGFQQLQACGRKMANALREVINAQKRHPAIVQNVGSVFQIYFTDRDAITDYRDFCSHVDRNKFRLFANALLQSGIYMSPANTLHSLSSLAHSDADIQATAEAVARTLETL